In the genome of Oncorhynchus clarkii lewisi isolate Uvic-CL-2024 chromosome 22, UVic_Ocla_1.0, whole genome shotgun sequence, one region contains:
- the LOC139380588 gene encoding zinc finger protein ZIC 2a, translated as MLLDAGHQFPGLGVGTFARHHTASEMQERDLSLAQNSFVDSAHMGAFKLNHDLSPGQSSAFTSQAPGYPTAALGAHAAHVTSYASSPFNSTRDFLFRSRGFGESSPASSQHAIFGPTTGSLHHSHTDSQGHILFPGIHDQHGSHGSPNVLNGQMRIGLPGEVFGRSDQYHQVSSPRTDPYSAAQLHNQYSSMNMNMGMHMGAHQHHPGAFFRYMRQQCIKQELICKWIDQEQLSNPKKSCNKTFSTMHELVTHVSVEHVGGPEQSNHICFWEECPRESKPFKAKYKLVNHIRVHTGEKPFPCPFPGCGKVFARSENLKIHKRTHTGEKPFQCEFEGCDRRFANSSDRKKHMHVHTSDKPYLCKMCDKSYTHPSSLRKHMKVHEAAPPPASDSSPAASSGYESSTPPGLVSPNTETQSNNNLSPAVHNNHNGHGSLSSNFSEWYV; from the exons ATGTTACTGGACGCAGGTCACCAGTTCCCCGGACTGGGAGTTGGCACGTTTGCCAGGCATCACACAGCGAGCGAGATGCAGGAGAGAGACTTGAGTTTAGCACAAAATAGCTTCGTCGACTCGGCACACATGGGTGCGTTTAAACTGAACCATGATCTTTCTCCGGGACAGAGCTCAGCCTTCACCTCTCAGGCGCCCGGCTACCCCACAGCAGCATTGGGTGCACACGCCGCCCATGTCACCTCGTACGCGAGTTCCCCATTCAACTCCACCAGGGACTTTCTTTTTCGCAGCCGCGGCTTCGGAGAATCCTCTCCCGCGAGCAGTCAGCACGCTATTTTCGGCCCCACTACCGGGTCTCTCCATCATTCCCACACAGACAGTCAAGGCCACATTCTGTTCCCCGGGATTCACGACCAGCATGGGTCCCACGGATCCCCGAATGTGCTCAACGGGCAAATGCGTATTGGACTACCAGGTGAGGTTTTCGGGCGTTCCGACCAGTACCACCAGGTCTCCAGCCCAAGGACCGACCCTTATTCGGCCGCCCAGCTCCATAACCAGTACAGCAGCATGAATATGAACATGGGTATGCACATGGGTGCTCACCAGCACCACCCCGGTGCCTTTTTCCGCTACATGCGGCAGCAGTGCATCAAACAGGAGCTCATCTGTAAATGGATCGACCAGGAGCAGCTAAGCAACCCCAAGAAGAGTTGCAACAAAACTTTCAGCACAATGCATGAGCTGGTCACGCACGTCTCCGTGGAGCACGTCGGAGGACCGGAGCAGAGCAACCACATTTGCTTTTGGGAAGAGTGCCCCCGCGAGAGCAAACCGTTTAAGGCAAAATACAAACTGGTGAATCACATTCGGGtccacacgggagagaaaccCTTCCCCTGCCCCTTCCCTGGATGTGGCAAGGTCTTCGCACGGTCGGAAAACTTGAAGATTCACAAGCGCACACATACAG GAGAGAAACCATTCCAGTGTGAGTTTGAAGGCTGTGACAGGCGGTTTGCCAACAGCAGCGACCGAAAGAAGCACATGCACGTTCACACGTCAGACAAACCATATCTGTGCAAGATGTGTGACAAGTCCTACACACATCCCAGCTCTCTACGAAAACACATGAAG GTCCACGAAGCGGCCCCCCCTCCAGCGTCCGACTCCTCGCCTGCAGCCAGTTCTGGTTATGAATCGTCCACACCACCCGGCCTCGTCTCCCCTAACACCGAGACCCAAAGCAACAACAATCTGTCCCCCGCagtccacaacaaccacaatggtCACGGCAGCCTATCGTCCAATTTCAGTGAATGGTATGTTTAG
- the LOC139380201 gene encoding zinc finger protein ZIC 5: MEPPLSKRNPAIRLADLAATQPLPHQNMTGFPGLGVHHPHSHHAHHHPGEMGNDPGVALTPFGPEHMAQTNALKLSPSQHIQSHHEAQTAATAASFTSAQTTVGFPVAPHPHSGYSSSRDYILRRELSASAMHALGDQHSSASSPHHHGMFIAPTGAYGHAETGAHPLFSGLHDQAAPGAHHHHHHHHALNGQMRLGLPGDIYGRPEHFGHRPEHYGPSSIHSYNSMNLNVNIASAPHGAAGAFLRYMRQPIKQELICKWIEQDETSKKPCSKTYSTMHELVNHVTVEHVGGPEQASHVCFWEECPREGKAFKAKYKLINHIRVHTGEKPFPCPFPGCGKVFARSENLKIHKRTHTGEKPFKCEFDGCDRKFANSSDRKKHSHVHTSDKPYYCKVRGCDKSYTHPSSLRKHMKVHCKSPPPPSANASYHSSTNPLGAPLSPASEPHRNRSANLSPQVTNLNEWYVCQGSGGPNHLHTPSSDVPTSDSDEEDSFRNSDPRTML, translated from the exons ATGGAGCCCCCTTTGAGCAAGAGGAATCCGGCGATAAGATTAGCGGATTTGGCAGCGACTCAACCTCTTCCTCATCAGAATATGACAGGCTTCCCGGGGCTAGGGGTGCATCACCCTCACTCCCACCATGCCCACCACCACCCTGGGGAGATGGGCAACGACCCCGGAGTGGCACTCACTCCATTTGGACCCGAGCACATGGCACAGACAAACGCTCTCAAACTTAGCCCCTCTCAGCACATTCAGAGCCATCACGAAGCCCAGACCGCTGCAACGGCAGCATCCTTCACTTCTGCTCAGACCACAGTAGGTTTCCCCGTGGCTCCTCACCCCCACTCAGGCTACTCTAGCAGCAGGGACTACATCCTCAGGAGAGAACTCTCAGCCTCGGCTATGCATGCACTTGGCGACCAGCATAGTTCCGCCTCCTCCCCTCATCACCATGGCATGTTCATCGCACCAACAGGTGCTTATGGGCACGCCGAAACTGGTGCCCATCCACTTTTCTCTGGACTCCACGACCAAGCGGCCCCAGgtgcccaccaccaccaccaccaccaccatgcccTCAACGGGCAGATGCGTCTGGGTCTACCGGGGGACATCTACGGCAGGCCAGAGCACTTTGGCCACAGGCCCGAGCACTATGGACCCTCTTCTATCCACAGCTACAACTCCATGAACCTCAATGTGAACATCGCTTCTGCTCCTCACGGAGCCGCGGGGGCATTTCTGAGATACATGAGGCAGCCCATCAAGCAAGAGTTAATCTGCAAATGGATTGAACAGGATGAAACTTCAAAGAAGCCCTGCTCCAAAACGTACAGCACCATGCACGAGCTGGTCAACCATGTCACGGTGGAGCACGTCGGGGGACCGGAGCAAGCCAGTCATGTCTGCTTCTGGGAGGAATGTCCGCGGGAGGGGAAAGCTTTTAAGGCGAAATACAAACTGATAAACCACATCCGAGTTCACACGGGAGAGAAACCATTCCCTTGCCCTTTCCCCGGCTGCGGAAAAGTTTTCGCTCGCTCGGAAAATCTAAAGATTCAcaaaaggacacacacag GGGAGAAGCCTTTCAAGTGCGAGTTTGATGGCTGCGACAGGAAATTCGCCAACAGCAGCGATCGGAAGAAGCACTCACACGTCCACACGAGTGACAAGCCTTACTACTGCAAAGTCAGAGGCTGTGACAAGTCCTACACGCACCCTAGCTCGCTGCGAAAGCACATGAAAGTCCACTGCAAGTCGCCCCCGCCCCCTTCTGCCAACGCTTCATACCATTCCTCTACGAACCCTCTTGGCGCGCCCCTTTCGCCCGCCTCCGAACCGCACAGGAACCGGTCCGCGAACCTCTCGCCTCAGGTTACCAACCTCAATGAGTGGTACGTGTGCCAGGGGAGCGGGGGACCCAACCATCTCCACACCCCCTCCAGCGATGTGCCAACTTCGGACTCAGACGAAGAGGACTCTTTCAGAAATTCAGACCCGAGGACAATGCTCTAA